The following are encoded together in the Streptomyces flavofungini genome:
- a CDS encoding dioxygenase family protein, with amino-acid sequence MTTAPLDHPDHPVSRMPALFMSHGAPTLAEDAVWPGQLARWGAELPRPKAILMVSAHWEEAPLALGATTTVPLVHDFWGFPEHYYGVRYAAPGAPELAEQVRRLLRAPGTPVQDLPERGLDHGAYVPLLQMYPDADIPVLQMSLPTLDPRRLMDIGRRLAPLRDEGVLIVGSGHFTHNLRAINPRNEVPSPLAEFDDWGRRALAAGDVDALLDFAHKAPAARYAHPREEHFVPLAVTLGAAADELGTQRSVIEGTWLGLSKRSVQIG; translated from the coding sequence ATGACCACCGCACCCCTGGACCACCCGGACCACCCGGTGTCGCGGATGCCCGCGCTCTTCATGAGCCACGGCGCCCCGACCCTCGCCGAGGACGCCGTCTGGCCCGGCCAGCTCGCCCGGTGGGGCGCGGAGCTGCCGCGTCCGAAGGCGATCCTGATGGTCTCCGCGCACTGGGAGGAGGCCCCGCTCGCGCTCGGCGCGACGACCACGGTGCCGTTGGTCCACGACTTCTGGGGCTTCCCCGAGCACTACTACGGCGTCCGGTACGCCGCGCCCGGTGCCCCCGAGCTCGCCGAGCAGGTCCGGCGACTGCTGCGAGCCCCGGGCACGCCGGTGCAGGACCTGCCCGAGCGCGGCCTGGACCACGGTGCGTACGTGCCGCTCCTGCAGATGTACCCCGACGCGGACATCCCGGTGCTCCAGATGTCCCTGCCGACGCTGGACCCACGGCGGCTGATGGACATCGGCCGCAGGCTCGCGCCCTTGCGCGACGAGGGCGTACTGATCGTCGGCAGCGGTCACTTCACGCACAATCTGCGCGCCATCAACCCCCGGAACGAAGTCCCCTCCCCCCTGGCCGAGTTCGACGACTGGGGGCGGCGGGCCCTGGCGGCCGGTGACGTCGACGCGCTGCTCGACTTCGCGCACAAGGCCCCGGCCGCCCGCTACGCGCACCCCCGCGAGGAGCACTTCGTGCCGCTCGCGGTCACGCTCGGCGCCGCGGCCGACGAGCTCGGCACGCAGCGCAGCGTGATCGAGGGCACGTGGCTGGGGCTCTCGAAGCGGTCGGTGCAGATCGGCTGA
- a CDS encoding MarR family winged helix-turn-helix transcriptional regulator translates to MGDTKWLSEDEMAAWQAFLAAGALLDRRIEEQLKADAGLSHVQYEVLVRLSAAEGGELRMSELAADVLTTKSGLTYQITQMEKAGLVRRRSCPGDVRGVYAVLTGAGRARLEEAAPGHLRVVRAHLFDVLSEGQVRAMREGLQEVVRVLGGA, encoded by the coding sequence ATGGGCGACACGAAGTGGCTGAGCGAGGACGAGATGGCCGCCTGGCAGGCCTTCCTGGCGGCGGGGGCGCTCCTCGACCGGCGCATCGAGGAGCAGCTGAAGGCCGATGCGGGGCTGTCCCACGTCCAGTACGAGGTGCTGGTGCGGCTGTCCGCGGCCGAGGGCGGCGAACTGCGCATGAGTGAACTCGCCGCCGACGTGCTCACCACCAAGAGCGGCTTGACGTACCAGATCACGCAGATGGAGAAGGCGGGCCTGGTGCGCCGCCGCTCGTGCCCCGGCGATGTGCGCGGCGTCTACGCCGTCCTCACCGGTGCGGGCCGGGCGCGCCTGGAGGAGGCTGCGCCCGGTCACCTCCGGGTCGTCCGCGCCCATCTGTTCGACGTCCTCAGCGAAGGCCAGGTCCGGGCCATGAGGGAAGGGCTCCAGGAGGTCGTGCGGGTGCTCGGCGGGGCCTGA
- a CDS encoding MgtC/SapB family protein: MREGASIRGLNTAATLWCSAAVGVLAASGRPALAALGAATVVAVHLTLRPTSRLIDRAPQGNSDTPTQVAFHVTCDRPDEAHVRALLIQLLSSTDPRLAGLRVRRGEDDDSTALEAAVVLDGAPGADMEQLVTRLSLEPGVRDLHWHLADQDEQARAEREALV, translated from the coding sequence ATGCGCGAGGGCGCCTCCATCCGCGGCCTCAACACGGCGGCCACGCTGTGGTGTTCGGCGGCGGTCGGGGTCCTCGCGGCCTCCGGCCGACCGGCCCTCGCCGCGCTCGGCGCCGCCACCGTCGTCGCCGTCCACCTGACCCTGCGGCCCACCAGCCGGCTGATCGACCGGGCCCCGCAGGGCAACTCCGACACCCCCACCCAGGTCGCCTTCCACGTCACCTGCGACCGCCCCGACGAGGCCCATGTCCGGGCGCTGCTCATCCAGTTGCTCAGCAGCACCGACCCGCGCCTCGCGGGGCTGCGCGTCCGGCGCGGCGAGGACGACGACAGCACGGCCCTGGAGGCCGCGGTCGTCCTCGACGGCGCCCCGGGCGCGGACATGGAGCAGCTCGTGACGCGCCTCTCGCTGGAGCCGGGCGTCCGCGATCTGCACTGGCACCTCGCGGACCAGGACGAGCAGGCCCGCGCCGAGCGCGAAGCACTCGTGTGA
- a CDS encoding AAA-associated domain-containing protein, which translates to MALKALRKLRTPFTPTATPTIGPALAPPPVTDGDPLLEAVGLTKSYAGADGDLPVLSGIDLTVRAGEIVALLGKSGSGKSTLLRCLAGLVPASSGSVAYRGEPLTGANPGTAMVFQTFALLPWLTVRQNVELGLEARGVPAFQELIDRVYRIMTGRPKEPRVPGRAEPVDLDKRTVAGTPLPAASVDGLSGLAELVAHRGGRCDLADLADGLGLDVDDLLPQVDALELLGFASVDGDDLILSEPGTAFAEADVQTSKTIFAAAAIEIPLVKLITNSLRQQPDGAVRAGFFRDLLAHHFTSEQAGRQLETATGWGRYAELYSYDADPQEYRLEE; encoded by the coding sequence ATGGCACTCAAGGCCCTCCGCAAGCTGCGCACCCCCTTCACCCCGACCGCCACCCCGACCATAGGGCCGGCCCTCGCCCCGCCGCCCGTCACTGACGGCGACCCCCTCCTGGAGGCCGTCGGCCTGACCAAGTCCTACGCGGGCGCCGACGGCGACCTGCCCGTGCTGTCCGGCATCGACCTCACCGTCCGCGCCGGGGAGATCGTCGCGCTGCTCGGCAAGTCCGGTTCCGGCAAGTCCACCCTGCTGCGCTGTCTCGCCGGGCTCGTCCCGGCAAGCTCCGGGTCCGTCGCCTACCGCGGCGAGCCGCTGACCGGCGCCAACCCCGGCACGGCCATGGTCTTCCAGACCTTCGCCCTGCTGCCCTGGTTGACCGTGCGGCAGAACGTCGAACTCGGCCTGGAGGCGCGGGGCGTGCCCGCCTTCCAGGAACTCATCGACCGGGTGTACCGCATCATGACCGGCCGCCCCAAGGAGCCCAGGGTCCCCGGCCGCGCCGAACCCGTCGACCTGGACAAGCGCACGGTCGCGGGCACCCCGCTGCCCGCCGCGAGTGTCGACGGCCTGTCCGGCCTCGCGGAACTGGTCGCCCACCGCGGCGGCCGCTGCGACCTCGCCGACCTCGCCGACGGCCTCGGCCTGGACGTCGACGATCTGCTCCCGCAGGTCGACGCCCTCGAACTGCTCGGCTTCGCCTCGGTCGACGGCGACGACCTGATCCTCAGCGAGCCGGGCACCGCGTTCGCGGAGGCCGACGTACAGACGTCCAAGACGATCTTCGCGGCGGCCGCCATCGAGATCCCGCTGGTGAAACTGATCACCAACAGCCTGCGGCAGCAGCCGGACGGCGCCGTCCGCGCCGGGTTCTTCCGCGATCTGCTCGCCCACCACTTCACGAGCGAGCAGGCGGGGCGGCAACTGGAGACGGCCACCGGCTGGGGCCGGTACGCGGAGCTGTACTCCTACGACGCCGATCCGCAGGAGTACCGACTGGAGGAATAG
- a CDS encoding SDR family oxidoreductase, producing MGTDGERAAQGLHCLVTGASGYIGGRLVPELLDAGHQVRCLARSPAKLRDHPWAADVEVVQGDVTDADSLAEAMRGIDVAYYLVHALGSGSGFEEADRRGARVFAERAHAAGVRRIVYLGGLTTRGVPASRLSPHLRSRAEVGKIFLDGPVPATVLRAAVVIGSGSASFEMLRYLTERLPVMVTPSWVRTRTQPIGVRDVLRYLVGSATMPTDVDRAFDIGGPDVLTYREMMRAYARVAGLPQRLIVPVPVLTPGLSSHWVGLVTPVPAAIARPLTESLRHEVVCHEHDIAQYVPDLPGRPLPFEEALALALRRVRDAQVTTRWSSASVPGAPSDPLPTDPDWAGGSLYEDERQLPVEVSRQALWKVIEGIGGDNGWYSLPLAWAVRGRLDRFVGGVGLRRGRRDAERLRVGDSLDFWRVEEIEPGRLLRLRAEMRLPGLAWLELHAETDEAGRTRYRQRALFHPRGLLGHAYWWSVAPFHALVFGGMARNIARAAAAGTSARGTAPHPAPVRHRRTGRGERT from the coding sequence ATGGGAACGGACGGGGAGCGAGCCGCACAGGGGCTGCACTGCCTGGTCACCGGCGCGTCCGGCTACATCGGCGGGCGCCTGGTGCCGGAGCTTCTGGACGCGGGACATCAGGTGCGGTGCCTGGCCCGCTCCCCGGCCAAGCTCCGCGACCACCCCTGGGCGGCGGACGTCGAGGTGGTCCAGGGGGACGTCACGGACGCCGATTCCCTCGCGGAGGCCATGCGGGGGATCGACGTGGCGTACTACCTGGTGCACGCGCTGGGCTCCGGCTCCGGTTTCGAGGAGGCCGACCGCCGCGGGGCCCGCGTCTTCGCCGAGCGGGCCCACGCCGCCGGTGTGCGGCGCATCGTCTATCTGGGCGGCCTCACGACGCGGGGCGTCCCCGCGTCACGGCTCTCCCCGCACCTGCGGTCGCGCGCCGAGGTCGGAAAGATCTTCCTGGACGGACCGGTCCCGGCCACGGTGCTGCGGGCCGCCGTCGTCATCGGTTCGGGGTCGGCATCGTTCGAGATGTTGCGCTATCTGACCGAACGGCTGCCGGTCATGGTCACCCCCAGCTGGGTGCGCACGCGCACGCAGCCCATCGGGGTCCGCGATGTGCTCCGCTATCTCGTCGGATCGGCCACCATGCCGACCGACGTCGACCGGGCGTTCGACATCGGGGGCCCGGACGTCCTCACCTACAGGGAGATGATGCGGGCGTACGCGCGAGTCGCCGGGCTGCCCCAGCGGCTGATCGTGCCGGTGCCCGTCCTCACGCCGGGGCTCTCCAGCCACTGGGTCGGCCTCGTCACCCCGGTGCCCGCCGCCATCGCCCGTCCGCTCACGGAGTCGCTCCGTCACGAGGTCGTCTGCCACGAACACGACATCGCCCAGTACGTGCCCGACCTCCCGGGCCGCCCGCTGCCGTTCGAGGAGGCACTGGCCCTGGCGCTGCGCAGGGTGCGCGATGCCCAGGTCACCACCCGCTGGTCGTCCGCCTCCGTGCCCGGGGCGCCGAGCGATCCGCTTCCCACCGACCCCGACTGGGCCGGAGGCAGTCTCTACGAGGACGAACGGCAGCTGCCGGTCGAGGTGTCCCGGCAGGCGCTGTGGAAGGTGATCGAGGGCATCGGGGGCGACAACGGCTGGTACTCGCTCCCCCTCGCCTGGGCGGTCCGGGGCCGCCTCGACCGGTTCGTCGGCGGCGTGGGCCTGCGCCGGGGACGACGGGACGCCGAACGCCTGAGGGTCGGCGACTCGCTGGACTTCTGGCGGGTCGAGGAGATCGAGCCAGGACGGCTGCTGCGCCTGCGGGCGGAGATGCGGCTGCCGGGACTCGCCTGGCTTGAGTTGCACGCCGAGACGGACGAGGCGGGCCGCACCCGCTACCGGCAGCGCGCCCTGTTCCACCCGCGCGGCCTGCTGGGCCACGCCTACTGGTGGTCCGTCGCGCCGTTCCACGCTCTCGTCTTCGGCGGCATGGCCCGCAACATCGCGCGGGCGGCCGCCGCGGGCACGAGCGCGCGCGGGACCGCGCCGCACCCCGCCCCCGTGCGACACCGCCGCACGGGGCGAGGGGAACGGACCTGA
- a CDS encoding fasciclin domain-containing protein — translation MNTTSRRVRRAAVAVAAVAFLPLALTACSDDSKDDASSNASTAKEKEAPKSPSDAVDAMAEPFGPGCASVPEDGKGSFDGMAKDPVATAASNNPALSTLVTAVKKAGLVDTLNNAENITVFAPTNDAFAKIPKADLDKVLADKAQLTKILTYHVVGKKLAPGDLASGSYDTLAKSRLTTSGSGESYEVNNSAEVVCGNVRTANANVYIIDTVLMPKS, via the coding sequence ATGAACACCACATCCCGCCGTGTCCGCCGCGCCGCCGTCGCCGTCGCCGCCGTCGCGTTCCTGCCGCTGGCTCTGACGGCCTGTTCGGACGACAGCAAGGACGACGCCTCGTCGAATGCGTCGACCGCCAAGGAGAAGGAGGCCCCGAAGAGCCCCTCCGACGCTGTGGACGCCATGGCGGAGCCGTTCGGCCCGGGCTGTGCCTCCGTGCCCGAGGACGGCAAGGGAAGCTTCGACGGCATGGCCAAGGACCCCGTCGCGACCGCGGCCTCGAACAACCCGGCGCTGTCCACGCTGGTCACCGCCGTCAAGAAGGCCGGCCTGGTCGACACGCTCAACAACGCCGAGAACATCACCGTGTTCGCCCCGACGAACGACGCGTTCGCGAAGATCCCGAAGGCGGACCTGGACAAGGTACTGGCCGACAAGGCCCAGCTCACGAAGATCCTCACCTACCACGTGGTCGGCAAGAAGCTCGCTCCCGGCGACTTGGCGAGCGGCTCCTACGACACGCTGGCGAAGTCCCGGCTGACGACGTCCGGCTCCGGAGAGTCGTACGAGGTCAACAACTCGGCCGAAGTGGTCTGCGGCAACGTCAGGACTGCCAACGCGAACGTCTACATCATCGACACGGTCCTGATGCCCAAGAGCTGA
- a CDS encoding molybdopterin-dependent oxidoreductase gives MSAGATSGLLAGFAALALAELVSAAVRPEAGPVVAVGGAAIDRTPASVKDWAIKEFGTDDKLVLQLGILTVLAVPALVLGLVALRRRRIAAAGVLFFGVVGALAATGRPDSTGFRDAFPSLAGSIVGAGLLYVLGGRLATAAPGGDRAEVPSESGDAARSEQPTTGGWDRRGFVVAATGAAAASAGVGALGRSFNASRGKAAVASREAVELPAPASPARAVPSGAQARVPGVSSFTTSNKDFYRVDTALVVPKVNAATWSLRIHGKGVTRATRLSFADLLGRGLIERDITLTCVSNEVGGPYVGNARWIGVRLADLLAESGVVPPSRGGPADQLVARSVDGMTIGTPVDDVMDGRDAMLALGMNGEPLPFTHGFPVRMLVPGLYGYVSACKWIEDIELTTFDAYDPYWVKRDWAREAPVKTQSRIDTPKPFARPKAGTVMVAGVAWAQHRGIDKVEVRVDDGPWRAADLAAEDTRDTWRQWSFPWRATPGGHTLTVRATDRTGAIQTARRTRTIPDGASGRHSVVVTVD, from the coding sequence GTGTCGGCAGGCGCCACGAGCGGCCTGTTGGCAGGCTTCGCCGCACTCGCCCTCGCCGAGCTGGTGTCCGCCGCGGTGCGGCCGGAGGCGGGCCCGGTGGTGGCGGTGGGCGGGGCAGCGATCGACCGCACACCCGCGTCGGTCAAGGACTGGGCCATCAAGGAGTTCGGCACCGACGACAAGCTGGTCCTGCAGCTCGGGATTCTCACCGTGCTCGCTGTGCCGGCCCTGGTGCTGGGGTTGGTCGCTCTGCGGCGTCGTCGCATCGCGGCGGCGGGGGTGCTGTTCTTCGGCGTGGTCGGCGCGCTCGCCGCGACCGGCCGGCCTGACTCGACGGGGTTCCGCGACGCCTTCCCGTCGTTGGCGGGGTCGATCGTCGGAGCGGGTCTGCTGTACGTGCTCGGCGGCCGCCTGGCCACCGCCGCCCCCGGCGGCGACCGGGCCGAGGTCCCGTCGGAGTCCGGGGACGCAGCGCGTTCGGAGCAGCCCACGACGGGTGGGTGGGACCGGCGTGGTTTCGTCGTCGCGGCCACGGGCGCGGCGGCCGCTTCGGCGGGGGTCGGGGCCCTGGGCAGGTCGTTCAACGCCTCGCGCGGAAAGGCGGCCGTCGCCTCCCGCGAAGCCGTCGAGCTGCCTGCCCCGGCCTCGCCCGCCCGTGCCGTGCCCAGCGGCGCGCAGGCGCGCGTGCCGGGGGTCAGCTCCTTCACCACGTCCAACAAGGACTTCTACCGGGTGGACACCGCCCTGGTCGTCCCCAAGGTGAACGCCGCCACGTGGAGTCTGCGGATCCACGGCAAGGGCGTCACGCGTGCGACGAGGCTGTCCTTCGCGGACCTGCTGGGGCGCGGACTGATCGAGCGGGACATCACGCTGACCTGCGTGTCGAACGAGGTCGGCGGCCCTTACGTCGGCAACGCCCGCTGGATCGGGGTGCGGTTGGCGGACCTGCTCGCCGAGAGCGGCGTCGTGCCGCCCTCCCGCGGCGGCCCCGCGGACCAGTTGGTGGCCCGGTCCGTGGACGGCATGACCATCGGGACCCCCGTGGACGACGTGATGGACGGCCGCGACGCGATGCTCGCGCTCGGCATGAACGGCGAGCCGCTGCCCTTCACCCACGGCTTCCCCGTCCGGATGCTGGTGCCGGGTCTGTACGGCTACGTGTCCGCCTGCAAGTGGATCGAGGACATCGAGCTGACGACGTTCGACGCCTACGACCCGTACTGGGTGAAGCGCGACTGGGCCCGCGAGGCGCCCGTCAAGACCCAGTCCCGGATCGACACGCCCAAGCCCTTCGCCAGGCCGAAGGCGGGCACGGTGATGGTCGCCGGAGTGGCCTGGGCGCAGCACCGCGGCATCGACAAGGTCGAGGTGCGCGTCGACGACGGCCCCTGGCGGGCTGCCGACCTGGCCGCCGAGGACACCCGGGACACCTGGCGCCAGTGGTCCTTCCCGTGGCGGGCCACCCCCGGCGGCCACACCCTCACGGTGCGGGCGACCGACCGTACCGGCGCGATCCAGACCGCACGACGCACCCGCACGATCCCCGACGGGGCGAGCGGCCGGCACTCGGTGGTGGTCACCGTCGACTGA
- a CDS encoding anti-sigma factor, whose translation MTCADAPHTLTGAYVAHALEDDERAQVEEHLAHCDVCAQEVRELAETVARLGLALATAPRRGLRDDVLRRITTVRQDVPRSGQDAAPRPTPRRSRRFSRWALAACVAVAAAFGGTALWQHQRAQDARDKARQVQEEARERSQELAAVLGAPDARTRSIRFADGAGGTVVVSAGRDRAAFIVTGLPEPPRGKVYQLWFDDDGSMRRAGLVAGGQDAQAMLLDGPVGRATGMGITVEPAGGSARPTTEPLALMDFPTSHSFERPTHP comes from the coding sequence GTGACCTGCGCCGACGCCCCGCACACCCTGACCGGCGCCTACGTCGCCCACGCGTTGGAGGACGACGAGCGCGCGCAGGTCGAGGAGCACCTGGCGCACTGTGACGTGTGCGCTCAGGAGGTGCGCGAGCTGGCCGAGACCGTCGCGCGCCTCGGCCTCGCGCTGGCCACCGCCCCTCGGCGCGGCCTGCGCGACGACGTGCTCCGCCGCATCACCACCGTGCGCCAGGACGTCCCGCGCTCCGGTCAGGACGCGGCCCCCCGCCCCACCCCGCGCCGGTCCCGCCGGTTCTCCCGGTGGGCGCTCGCCGCCTGCGTCGCCGTGGCCGCGGCCTTCGGCGGCACCGCACTCTGGCAGCACCAGCGGGCCCAGGATGCGCGTGACAAGGCCCGCCAGGTCCAGGAAGAGGCCCGGGAGCGGTCGCAGGAGCTCGCGGCCGTGCTGGGCGCCCCGGACGCCAGGACGCGCAGCATCCGGTTCGCCGACGGGGCCGGCGGCACCGTGGTCGTGTCGGCCGGCCGCGACCGGGCCGCGTTCATCGTGACGGGCCTGCCCGAGCCGCCGCGGGGCAAGGTCTACCAGCTGTGGTTCGACGACGACGGGTCCATGCGCCGGGCAGGACTCGTCGCCGGGGGCCAGGACGCCCAGGCGATGCTGCTGGACGGCCCGGTCGGCCGGGCCACCGGCATGGGGATCACCGTGGAGCCTGCGGGGGGCTCGGCGCGGCCCACCACCGAGCCCCTGGCCCTCATGGACTTCCCCACCTCTCACTCGTTCGAGCGACCGACCCATCCATGA
- a CDS encoding sigma-70 family RNA polymerase sigma factor: protein MKEVVHIGTRSAPGPDLQELLARVARGEQEAFAGVYDTVAGPVFGVVRGVLRDHAQSEEVTQDVLVEVWRTAPRYRPDLGTALNWILTLAHRRAVDRVRSAEASAAREHRAALLANTPEFDEVSEQVETRLEREQVRRCLRALTELQRQSVTLAYYRGLTYRQVAELLALPLGTVKTRLRDGLIRLRDCLGVSA, encoded by the coding sequence GTGAAGGAAGTCGTGCACATCGGAACCCGGTCGGCACCGGGACCCGATCTCCAAGAGCTGCTCGCCCGCGTGGCCCGCGGCGAGCAAGAGGCGTTCGCCGGTGTCTACGACACCGTGGCGGGCCCCGTGTTCGGCGTCGTACGCGGTGTGCTGCGTGATCACGCCCAGTCCGAGGAGGTCACCCAGGACGTCCTGGTGGAGGTCTGGCGCACCGCGCCCCGTTACCGGCCCGACCTCGGCACGGCCCTGAACTGGATCCTGACCCTCGCCCACCGCCGCGCGGTGGACCGGGTGCGCTCCGCGGAAGCCTCGGCCGCCCGCGAGCACAGGGCCGCCCTCTTGGCGAACACCCCGGAGTTCGACGAGGTCAGCGAGCAGGTCGAGACGCGCCTGGAGCGCGAGCAGGTGCGCCGGTGTCTGCGGGCCCTGACCGAACTGCAGCGGCAGTCCGTCACCCTGGCGTACTACCGCGGCCTCACCTACCGGCAGGTGGCCGAGCTCCTCGCCCTGCCCCTGGGCACCGTGAAGACACGCCTGCGCGACGGTCTCATCCGCCTGCGCGACTGCCTGGGGGTGAGCGCGTGA
- a CDS encoding ArsR/SmtB family transcription factor, translating into MDAQGQAWDAAAADRAVAVLKAVADPSRYRLLWALSGQELPVSALAELLGAHVAATSQHLAKLRAAGLVSSRREGTRIYYRAADVRGLLDEAALVARASGAAEATGAAAEPAAAGAQEQTAAARGTRARAVRRRPATGH; encoded by the coding sequence ATGGATGCGCAAGGACAGGCGTGGGACGCGGCGGCCGCGGACCGTGCGGTGGCGGTGCTGAAGGCAGTGGCCGACCCGTCGCGGTACCGGCTGCTGTGGGCGCTCAGCGGGCAGGAGCTGCCGGTCAGCGCGCTCGCGGAGCTGCTCGGCGCGCACGTGGCCGCGACCTCGCAGCACTTGGCGAAGCTGCGGGCGGCGGGGCTCGTGTCCTCCCGCCGCGAGGGCACCCGGATCTACTACCGCGCGGCGGACGTGCGCGGGCTCTTGGACGAGGCCGCGCTGGTGGCCCGCGCCTCCGGCGCAGCCGAGGCGACCGGTGCGGCGGCGGAGCCCGCGGCGGCCGGTGCGCAGGAGCAGACCGCCGCCGCGCGCGGAACGCGGGCCAGGGCCGTCCGCCGCCGCCCGGCCACCGGGCACTAG
- a CDS encoding LacI family DNA-binding transcriptional regulator, giving the protein MTARLVDIAAQAGVSEATVSRVLNGKPGVAAATREAVLAALDVLGYERPVRLRRRGSAGLVGLITPELDNPIFPALAQVIGQALTRQGYTPVLATQTPGGSTEDELTEMLVDRGVAGIIFVSGLHADTTADMERYASLRAQGVPHVLVNGFSPEVDAPFVSTDDRAATQLAVRHLASLGHTRVGLAVGPRRFVPVVRKIEGFRLGLRERLGLSGAAADDLVQHSLYTLEGGQAAATALIAKGCTGIVCASDMMALGAIRAAREQGLDVPRDISVVGFDDSPLIAFTDPPLTTVRQPVQAMGQAAVRTLLEEIGGTPAPHSEFVFLPELVVRGSTASGRRGGAAAS; this is encoded by the coding sequence ATGACCGCGCGGCTCGTCGACATCGCAGCCCAGGCGGGAGTCAGCGAAGCCACCGTCAGCCGGGTCCTCAACGGCAAGCCCGGCGTGGCCGCGGCCACCCGCGAAGCCGTTCTCGCCGCACTCGACGTGCTCGGCTACGAACGGCCCGTCCGGCTGCGCAGACGCGGCAGCGCGGGCCTGGTCGGCCTGATCACGCCCGAGCTGGACAACCCGATCTTCCCCGCCCTCGCCCAGGTCATCGGCCAGGCCCTGACCCGCCAGGGCTATACGCCGGTGCTCGCCACCCAGACCCCGGGCGGCTCCACCGAGGACGAACTGACCGAGATGCTCGTGGACCGCGGCGTCGCCGGGATCATCTTCGTCTCCGGGCTGCACGCCGACACCACCGCCGACATGGAGCGCTACGCCTCCCTGCGCGCCCAAGGCGTCCCGCACGTCCTGGTCAACGGCTTCTCCCCCGAGGTCGACGCGCCCTTCGTCTCCACCGACGACCGGGCCGCGACCCAGCTGGCCGTGCGCCATCTCGCCTCGCTCGGCCACACCCGCGTCGGCCTCGCGGTCGGCCCCCGGCGCTTCGTCCCGGTGGTCCGCAAGATCGAGGGCTTCCGGCTCGGCCTGCGCGAGCGGCTCGGCCTGTCCGGCGCGGCGGCCGACGACCTGGTCCAGCACTCCCTGTACACCCTGGAGGGCGGGCAGGCCGCGGCGACGGCGCTGATCGCCAAGGGGTGCACCGGCATCGTCTGCGCCAGCGACATGATGGCCCTCGGCGCCATCCGCGCCGCCCGTGAGCAGGGCCTCGACGTGCCCCGCGACATCTCGGTGGTCGGCTTCGACGACTCGCCCCTGATCGCCTTCACCGACCCGCCGCTGACCACGGTCCGCCAGCCCGTCCAGGCCATGGGCCAGGCCGCGGTCCGCACCCTCCTGGAGGAGATCGGCGGCACCCCGGCGCCGCACAGCGAGTTCGTGTTCCTGCCGGAGCTGGTGGTCCGCGGGTCGACGGCTTCGGGGCGGCGGGGCGGGGCCGCGGCGTCCTGA